The genome window TAAGGAATCTGCTTCTCTCAAAATCTATCGAAAAATATTGTATATATTCCCAGTTGTAATTTCAGTATGCATACTATCACTATCAAATGTTTTGCTCATCATTTCGGCCAAATCAAATTATGAAAGTTTGCAGAGAGTTTACCTTGATCACTTGCGTAATTTTAATTCTAATAGCAATACATATTTGGAAAACTATTTCGATCTTATGACAGCGGAAGTTTTAAGATTTTCTGAAGATCCATTGATTCGAATACCTGTAAATAGTGCAAACTATTCAATTCTCAATAACAACTTACAGAATTATTATAAAAACCAAGCCTTGGGAATAGAAAATATTTATATAATTTCTTTGTCTGCAGGCAATGCTATCTTGTCATCGGCTAAAAATTTTGATTCACTTAAAGGTTACAGAATGTATTCAAATGTCGATTTGCAGAATAACTTTGATATAGCCAAGGAAGGGGAAATTTCTTATTCAAGTATTTACAAATCTGATCTATCTGGTAAAAACGAAATTCTAATAACTGCGCCGATTAAAAACAGTTCAGGTAAGATTATTGCAATGCTTGGGATATCGATTCTACCGACTGAATATGTGGATGGCTTCCTTAAGACGGTTAAAATTGGAAATACTGGAAATTCTTTTTTACTTGATAAAGATTTAAGAGTAGTTTGGAGCCCAATAGCAAGAATGATCATGTTCAATTGGACTGGATCTGAGCTTGCATCTAAGGCCGCCAAGACCAATGAATACGAAGGATTTGCGGAAGTATTCGAAAATGAACTCTATTTAGTGAATCATTATAAGAATCCGAAATATAATTTTCAATTTTTTTCTACAATAAAAATGAGGGAAGTCGAAGAGCAAGCACAGAAATCCATTCCATTGCTTACTGCAATTTCGATTCTGGGAAGCTTGATTCTTGCAATTTTTGTTCTATATTATTTTAAAAATCGTTTTGGCGCACTTATTGAATCTGAAAAGATATTGAGTAAGATTGGACAAGGTGATCTACGAGATGAATTGAAACTCAAAAATCCAGATGAGATAGGAAAACTCAACGAAGCAATCAACCAGACACTTAGTAACCTTAAGAATGTTCTGTCAGACAATCAAGAAATTGCAGTAGAACTATCTTCTTCATCTGAAGAATTCACATCCACTCTCAACAATCTTTCGGCAAATGCTCAGACCCAAGCTGCAAGTGCAGAAGAAATATCTGCATCAATAGAAGAGATCACAGCAGCTGTAGATAGTGTGGATACACAAGCTCAGTCTCAGACCAAGAAGGTTGATCTTCTTAAGTCCAAGATGAATCAATTGTCAGATATGATCCATACGATGAGTAACCAAGTCCAAAAAACCAATACAGAAGTCCATCTTATCACAACCGAGACTCAGGCTGGTGAAGAAACTCTGGATGAAATGCGTTTGAGTATTTCGAGAATCGGTGATTCATCGCAAGAGATTAGTTCAGTTGTTGAAATCATAAATAATATTTCCGAACAGATCAACTTACTTGCTTTGAATGCAGCAATCGAAGCCGCTCGCGCTGGAATTTACGGCAAAGGTTTTGCAGTGGTTGCAGACGAGATCGGTAAGCTTGCTAGTAAAACAGCCTCATCAATTAAAGACATTAGTATATTAGTAGATGCAAATGAAAGAGAAATTCTCAAAGGAACTGATATCATAAGTAAGACTATAAATCTTATTCAGAAGATTATTCAAAGTGTTAGTTCATTTGAGACAATGACTGAAGCAATCCAATCAAGTGCCGACGAACAATTAAAGATCAATAGCCAAGTAACTTTAGAAGTGGAATCCGTTAATGAGATCTCTCGGTCAATTCGCTCTTCACTCGAAGAGCAGAAGGCTGCAATCTCGGAAGTTGCCCAAGCTATCTACAGTATCAATGATCTTACACAGACCAGTGCGGCAGGACTTGAAGAATTGACAGCATCTTCGCATTCTCTGTCTAATCTAGCAGATGAGTTGAATTCTAAGATTCAATTCTGGAAATTGCCAAGCTGACTTCCAAGGATTCAACAAGAAAAATCTTGATCGGTCATAGCTTTTCTAAATGAGATCATTTATAGTATTTATTTGACAAATCTTCAATTCGAGGGTATATTAAGTGCATAGATTTTAATAACTCGAGGAAGGTTACTTTACAATGGCGATAATCAATAAAAGAATTCCAGAATTTCAAGCAGAAGCATTCAAAGATGGTAAATTCATCCAGATCAGTGATAAAGATATCATTGGAAAATGGAGTGTTTTCTGTTTCTATCCAGCAGATTTTACTTTTGTATGTCCAACAGAATTGGGTGATTTAGCGGATCATCATGCTCAATTGAAAGAAATGGGCGTTGAAGTTTTCTCCGTATCTACAGATACACATTTCACTCATATGGCATGGCATGACGCAAGCGAGACAATTAAGAAAATCAAATTCGCGATGATCGGTGACCCAACCGGTAAGATCACTCGAGGTTTTGATGTTATGATTGAAGAGGATGGTCTAGCGTTGAGAGGAACATTTGTTGTTAACCCTGAAGGTTTGATCAAAGTTGCAGAGATTCATGATCTCGGGATTGGTCGATCTGCTGCAGACTTAGTTCGAAAAGTACAAGCTGCTCAATACGTTGCAACTCACAACGGAGAAGTATGCCCAGCTAAATGGACACCTGGAACCAAGACACTTAAACCTGGTCCAGATCTAGTGGGTAAAATATAAGTTTATTCTATTCAGAAGTCTTATTTGTAGAAATACTTTATAGGACTTCTGTTGCATAATTCTATATTCGAATTTACTAATTGGACTGATGATTGCCAAATAGAATCTTTTTATGCCAAAGGTAGTATATTGCAGGATATATTAAGAGCTCCAAGAAGAAACTAGAAAAAATTCCTCCGACCAAAGGAGCGGCAATCCTTTTCATCATATCTGATCCTGGACCAATTGACCACATGATTGGCAGTAGACCCAAGAAAGCAGATAGAACTGTCATAATCTTTGGTCGAATTCTTTTTACTGCTCCGTGATGAATCGCCGATTTTAAATCATCAACATTGTTAAGAGATTTATTCTTTTTGAATTCTTCAAGAGATAGATCCAAATACATCAGCATGAAAACTCCAGTCTCTGCATCGAGTCCAATCAATGCGATCATTCCAACTAAGACTGCAACAGACCATTGATAACCGAGAAACCAAATTAAGAAGACTGCACCAACGAGAGAGAAGGGCACAGCTAAGAAAACGATTCCTGTTTTTACTATGGATCCAGTATTCTTATACAAAAGAAAAAGAATCAATAAAATAGTGAAGGGAACAATGATCATCAATCTTTTTCTAACTCGAATTATACTCTCAGATTGACCGCTCCATTCCAAAAAAACGGATTCGGGTAAGCTTATATTTTCTGTTATCAATGCTTTTAAGTCTGTTACCAAGCCGTCTATGTCATTCACATTTGTATCGATATAAACATAACCTGCAATGAATCCATTGTCGTTTCGAATCATCGCAGCTCCTTTCCTAGTCTGAATAGATGCTACATCACCAAGTGGAATATGGCCATTGTTAGATGATGGAATTAAAATTGTTTCCAATTTTCTCGGACTATCACGGTAAACATATGGGTATCGAATATTTACACTGAAACGATTTCGTCCTTCAACGCTCTCAGTGATGGTCTCTCCACCAATTGCTGATGAAATAATTTCTTGCAAAGTTTTTAGACTTATTCCATACCGAGCCATCTGAATGCGATTTGGAATGATATCAATATAATTACCTCCGAGTGTTCGTTCTGCAAAAACAGATCTTATCTCTCTATGAGTAACTAAAAGATTTTGAATTTCTTGACCTACTAGATCTATATTCTCAATATTATCTCCTAATATCTTGATTCCAATTGGAGTTCTAAATCCAGTATTCAACATATCAATTCTTGCTCGTATTGGCATAGTCCAAGCATTGGATACGCCAGGAAAATCCAATTCTGCATTGAGTAAGCTTACCAATTCTTCTTGGCTTATCTTTGTCGGCATAAATAATCCAATGAATTTTGGTATAAAATTCGGTAAACTATCACAAATGAACTTCGGAAATGGTTGGATCGTATCACAATTTGGAGTGCGGTCTCTCCATTCTTGAACTGGTTTTAAAATGATGATAGTTTCAAACATTGTTAAAGGAGAAGGATCTGTTGCGGTATCTGCTCTACCTGCTTTGCCGAGAACCTTCTCAACTTCAGGGAATGCAATAATTCTACGATCCATTTCCATAAGTAAACTCTCAGCATTTGCGGCTGTAAGACCTGGCAATGTTGTAGGCATATAGAGAATATTTCCTTCGTATAAAGGTGGCATAAATTCAGTTCCAATCTTCGAAGCAAGAGGTATTGTTAATAGTATAATACCGAGTGAAGATGCTATTATCGCTTTTGGTCTTTTTAAAACCTGATCTATGATAGGTGAATAGAATTTCAAAAGTCTTTTTGTAATTGGATGGTCTTCTTCCGGTCTATATTTACCTATCAGTACTGTATTTGCAAATTTACTCAACAGTTTAGATCTGAAGTGAAATGGATCGATACGAGAAAAGCTCATTCGAATAACAGGATCTACTGTTATTGCAAGAACTGCTGCAATAAACATCGTTATGTTTTTACTCCAAGCGAGAGGAATAAACATTTTACCTTCTTGGTTTTCTAAGGCAAAAATTGGAATAAAGGCAACTGCTATCACAAGAAGAGAAAAGAATACAGATGGTCCCACTTCAAGAAGAGCATCCAAGCGTATCTTTTCAAATTTTTCAATTCTTCCGTTGCGATCCCAATCTTCTATTTTCCTATATGCATTTTCTACTTCTACAATTGATCCATCCACTAAGACTCCAATTGATATTGCAATACCAGCAAGTGTCATGAGATTGGATCCAATTCCAAAAAAATGCAATGGAATAAAAGCAAATAGAATCGCGAGTGGAATGGTGATAACAGGAACAATTGCCGATGGGAAATGCCAGAGAAAAATAATGATTATAATCGATACAATTATAATCTCTTCTATCAATTTGAAAAAAATAGAATCAATTGTCTCACGAATAAAAATGGATCGATCATAGATCGGAACAATTTCGATACCTTTAGGAAGTTGATCTGCTATTAAAGATATTTTTTCTTTGATTGAGTCTATAACTTCAAGTGCATTTTCGTTATTTCTCATCACAATGATTCCGCCGGTTACTTCTCCTTTACCATTGTAATCTGTGATTCCACGTCTAAACTCTGGTCCGAATCGCACTTCCGCAACATTCTTAAGATAAACTGGGGTTCCGTTATTATTTAACTTAACTACGATATTTTCTAAATCTTGAAGACTCTTGATATAACCATAACCTTGAACCATAAATTCAATTCCCGAAACTTCCAATAGCCTTCCACTTACTTCATTATTACTTTCCCTTACTATTTCTATAATATCTTTCATGCTGATATTGTAATAGATGAGTTGGTTTGGATCGACTCGGATTTGGTATTGTTTTCTATAACCTCCGACAGAGGCGACCTCGGATACTCCCTGTACAGACTGCAATAAAAATTTCAATTTAAAATCTTGTATGGATCGCATTTCATCTAATGAAAGTTTGCTTGTTGTATCATGGATAATGTATTGATATATCCAACCTACACCCGTTGCATCAGGACCAATACTTGTATCTACATCTTTTGGTAGTTTAGATTGAATGGAGGAAAGATATTCTAGAACTCTAGATCTAGCCCAATATAAATCTGTATCCTCTTCAAAGATCACATATACAAAGGAAGAACCATAGTCTGTAATTCCTCGAACTGTTTTTACTTTAGGGGTGCCAAGCATGGCAGAAATAATTGGATAGGTAACTTGATCTTCAATGATTGATGGATTCCTATCCCACTTTGAGTAGATAATTACTTGTTTCTCTGACAAATCAGGAATGACATCGATGGGAATGTTTTTGATAGAAAAAATAGAGAGAACAATCAAGAAAAAAGTTATTATCAAAACATTCCATTTATGATCAACGGAAAATCGTATTATGGATTGGATCATAATTACTTTCCTCCTTCTAATGAATGATTGGAATGATCCATCGGATTTATAGGTATCGAATCTGGCTTCTTGCTTGTATTCGTTTCCTTTCGATAATTCATTTTCGATT of Leptospira sp. GIMC2001 contains these proteins:
- a CDS encoding methyl-accepting chemotaxis protein produces the protein MISFKKLHLRYILWIELFSYLTIVPFAIALVFYLVDPDKNQILYLVVGIGIAIVISTIPYIIVTGRLFKPLRIYMDHFQNGVTFSDDEYLLAWNSLTRIPMVLIALNVFRWVSSSTTLVILFLMAENVTQTQVFFLASILIFAACFSSIYTYLMLEKVFSQVLREGYFVRIFNKESASLKIYRKILYIFPVVISVCILSLSNVLLIISAKSNYESLQRVYLDHLRNFNSNSNTYLENYFDLMTAEVLRFSEDPLIRIPVNSANYSILNNNLQNYYKNQALGIENIYIISLSAGNAILSSAKNFDSLKGYRMYSNVDLQNNFDIAKEGEISYSSIYKSDLSGKNEILITAPIKNSSGKIIAMLGISILPTEYVDGFLKTVKIGNTGNSFLLDKDLRVVWSPIARMIMFNWTGSELASKAAKTNEYEGFAEVFENELYLVNHYKNPKYNFQFFSTIKMREVEEQAQKSIPLLTAISILGSLILAIFVLYYFKNRFGALIESEKILSKIGQGDLRDELKLKNPDEIGKLNEAINQTLSNLKNVLSDNQEIAVELSSSSEEFTSTLNNLSANAQTQAASAEEISASIEEITAAVDSVDTQAQSQTKKVDLLKSKMNQLSDMIHTMSNQVQKTNTEVHLITTETQAGEETLDEMRLSISRIGDSSQEISSVVEIINNISEQINLLALNAAIEAARAGIYGKGFAVVADEIGKLASKTASSIKDISILVDANEREILKGTDIISKTINLIQKIIQSVSSFETMTEAIQSSADEQLKINSQVTLEVESVNEISRSIRSSLEEQKAAISEVAQAIYSINDLTQTSAAGLEELTASSHSLSNLADELNSKIQFWKLPS
- the ahpC gene encoding alkyl hydroperoxide reductase subunit C: MAIINKRIPEFQAEAFKDGKFIQISDKDIIGKWSVFCFYPADFTFVCPTELGDLADHHAQLKEMGVEVFSVSTDTHFTHMAWHDASETIKKIKFAMIGDPTGKITRGFDVMIEEDGLALRGTFVVNPEGLIKVAEIHDLGIGRSAADLVRKVQAAQYVATHNGEVCPAKWTPGTKTLKPGPDLVGKI
- a CDS encoding efflux RND transporter permease subunit, with protein sequence MIQSIIRFSVDHKWNVLIITFFLIVLSIFSIKNIPIDVIPDLSEKQVIIYSKWDRNPSIIEDQVTYPIISAMLGTPKVKTVRGITDYGSSFVYVIFEEDTDLYWARSRVLEYLSSIQSKLPKDVDTSIGPDATGVGWIYQYIIHDTTSKLSLDEMRSIQDFKLKFLLQSVQGVSEVASVGGYRKQYQIRVDPNQLIYYNISMKDIIEIVRESNNEVSGRLLEVSGIEFMVQGYGYIKSLQDLENIVVKLNNNGTPVYLKNVAEVRFGPEFRRGITDYNGKGEVTGGIIVMRNNENALEVIDSIKEKISLIADQLPKGIEIVPIYDRSIFIRETIDSIFFKLIEEIIIVSIIIIIFLWHFPSAIVPVITIPLAILFAFIPLHFFGIGSNLMTLAGIAISIGVLVDGSIVEVENAYRKIEDWDRNGRIEKFEKIRLDALLEVGPSVFFSLLVIAVAFIPIFALENQEGKMFIPLAWSKNITMFIAAVLAITVDPVIRMSFSRIDPFHFRSKLLSKFANTVLIGKYRPEEDHPITKRLLKFYSPIIDQVLKRPKAIIASSLGIILLTIPLASKIGTEFMPPLYEGNILYMPTTLPGLTAANAESLLMEMDRRIIAFPEVEKVLGKAGRADTATDPSPLTMFETIIILKPVQEWRDRTPNCDTIQPFPKFICDSLPNFIPKFIGLFMPTKISQEELVSLLNAELDFPGVSNAWTMPIRARIDMLNTGFRTPIGIKILGDNIENIDLVGQEIQNLLVTHREIRSVFAERTLGGNYIDIIPNRIQMARYGISLKTLQEIISSAIGGETITESVEGRNRFSVNIRYPYVYRDSPRKLETILIPSSNNGHIPLGDVASIQTRKGAAMIRNDNGFIAGYVYIDTNVNDIDGLVTDLKALITENISLPESVFLEWSGQSESIIRVRKRLMIIVPFTILLILFLLYKNTGSIVKTGIVFLAVPFSLVGAVFLIWFLGYQWSVAVLVGMIALIGLDAETGVFMLMYLDLSLEEFKKNKSLNNVDDLKSAIHHGAVKRIRPKIMTVLSAFLGLLPIMWSIGPGSDMMKRIAAPLVGGIFSSFFLELLIYPAIYYLWHKKILFGNHQSN